Genomic DNA from Nitrospinota bacterium:
GGGGACAATTCCTACCAGATTGACCCACACACAGAGAAGCCGTACGTCGCAACGGCGCAGGTCGCAATCCGCCAGGCCCGGGCGCTGGCTGCTGTGGTGGAGGCGGAGCTGATCGGCCGCGAGAAGAAACCTTTCAGATTCCGCCTGCTTGGTGAGATGGTGCCCCTAAGCCGTCGGACCGCAGTCGCCGATCTTAAGGGGTTTAAGCTCGTCGGCTTCCCCGCCTGGCTCATCTGGAAGACGGTCTACATGCTCAAACTACCGACCCTGGTCGCCCGCGTGAGAGTTTTTCTGGATTGGATGGTCGAACTCTTCTTCGAGCGGGATGTTTCGGAATTCACAATGGAAGAGGAGAAGGGTAGGGGAGGCTGAGATGCCACGGGGTGAAGCGCGGAGACCCTTGAAGGCCCGTCTGCCGGTGTGGAGACGTTTGGGGTGGCGCCTTGGTGCGACCATCCTGGTGCTGACCGCCCTTGGGATATTGCTGAGCGGCCTCCTCCAGTACCGGGCTCAGGATCGGCTGCTACGTGAGTCCCTGGGCTCCCTCCTGCTCAACATCGCTCGAACCGGCACACTGGTGCTGGACGGGGATCTGCACCAGAGGGTCGTGAAGGAGGGACGGAACGACACGGAAGCATATCAGACAATCCGAGCGAAGCTCAAGCAGATTCAAGAGACGAACCAGCTCGGGGACCCGGTATACACAATCGTGGACGTTATGGGTGAGAAGGCCCGTTTCGCTGTCATCAGCCAGGGTTCGGTGTCGGTTGGCAAGCCCTATCAGCTGGCCCCGTCGATCCAGCCCATTCTGGTGCGCGTGTTGGCCGAGGGGGCCGCCGCGTACACCGACATCTACCAGAACGAGCACGGCGTCTGGATCACCGCTTTCGCTCCGATTTTGAACGAAGCGGGCCAGACCGTGGGCGCCCTCGACGTAGATTTTAGGGCCGATGTCTACCTTGCCGAGCTGGGAGCCGTCAGGCGACGGCTCTATCTCCACTCGCTGGCCGCTGCCATCCTGGCTCTGGTTGCAGGGGTCCTGCTCGCACGCCAAATTACCCGCCCGTTGGCCGAGTTGGCGTCGTCTGCCCGGAAGGTGGTCGAGGGGGATCTGACCACCAGGGTCCAGATCGACTCCCGGGATGAGATTGGCATGTTGGGCAACGTCTTCCATCTCATGGTCGAGCGTCTGCAGGTCTCCCACCGGAGCATGGTGGACGTGTTGGTTCGAGCGTTGGAGGCGCGTGGAGGAGAGGACGGCTCGCTCCGGCGTCTGGCCACAGCCGCGCTCGCCCTTGCCGATGGCCTGGAGGTTACTCCGACCCAGCGTGAGGCCCTCGAACTCGGAGCGCTCTTGCACGACATAGGCGAGATCAGGACC
This window encodes:
- a CDS encoding HAMP domain-containing protein — encoded protein: MPRGEARRPLKARLPVWRRLGWRLGATILVLTALGILLSGLLQYRAQDRLLRESLGSLLLNIARTGTLVLDGDLHQRVVKEGRNDTEAYQTIRAKLKQIQETNQLGDPVYTIVDVMGEKARFAVISQGSVSVGKPYQLAPSIQPILVRVLAEGAAAYTDIYQNEHGVWITAFAPILNEAGQTVGALDVDFRADVYLAELGAVRRRLYLHSLAAAILALVAGVLLARQITRPLAELASSARKVVEGDLTTRVQIDSRDEIGMLGNVFHLMVERLQVSHRSMVDVLVRALEARGGEDGSLRRLATAALALADGLEVTPTQREALELGALLHDIGEIRTPEAVLQKPGPLTPEERRLVEQHPAVGVDLLETVPLLTPALDVVGGHHERYEGGGYPQGIGGDDIPLTARIFAVVDALDAMAHDRPYRSARQVAEALEELKLQAGKQFDPRIVEVALSIDESRWEELLGNQETGQSD